From Leptospira dzoumogneensis, one genomic window encodes:
- a CDS encoding adenylate/guanylate cyclase domain-containing protein: MLSKHFETLANTLEKEILASEQIRSKILLAAFAFAGISWGLLFLFLEKEFNQSTGIEFPFEVLIGTLAFGTVYEFGFLKLLNYLKKRGFKLPLLPRFGNALIETSLPGIILFILIQKHSHPVVPSNSPISNLYFIFIILSVLRMEFGLSFFTGAIAAVQYLVTGLFFVPDSPLSGESAYSFFYSKIPTYMRSGLFLASGIVAGLVGLRLKKILKNSVERLEERNEILGMFGQYVSPSVVDKLMSQKADTASENKDVCVMFLDIRNFTKFSEDKSPSEVISYLNTLFEDMIEIVNKHNGIINKFLGDGFMAVFGAPLSDNGKDAKNAVSASLEIQKKVMEMNISGRIPETKIGIGLHFGEAMTGSVGSSQRKEYTIIGDTVNLASRVEQLNKDFGSEILATDTVYEHVKHFLEAESLPPVKVKGREKEVLIYKLT, translated from the coding sequence ATGCTATCCAAACATTTCGAAACCCTTGCGAATACCTTAGAAAAAGAGATCTTAGCCAGCGAGCAGATCCGAAGTAAAATCCTTCTGGCAGCTTTCGCATTTGCGGGAATTTCCTGGGGACTTCTATTCTTATTTTTAGAAAAGGAGTTTAATCAAAGTACAGGGATAGAATTCCCCTTCGAAGTACTGATAGGCACACTTGCATTCGGAACGGTGTATGAATTCGGTTTTTTAAAATTACTGAATTATCTAAAAAAGAGAGGATTCAAACTTCCACTTCTACCCAGATTCGGGAACGCATTGATAGAAACTTCCCTTCCGGGGATCATATTATTCATTTTGATCCAAAAACATTCTCATCCGGTCGTCCCTTCCAATTCTCCCATCTCGAATTTATATTTCATTTTTATAATACTTTCCGTTCTGAGGATGGAGTTCGGACTTTCCTTTTTTACGGGAGCTATTGCGGCGGTCCAATATTTAGTCACAGGTTTATTTTTTGTTCCTGACTCTCCTTTGAGCGGAGAATCCGCGTATAGTTTTTTCTATTCTAAAATACCTACGTATATGCGTTCCGGATTGTTTTTAGCTTCCGGGATCGTAGCAGGACTCGTCGGTTTAAGACTCAAAAAGATCCTAAAAAACTCGGTAGAACGACTGGAAGAAAGAAACGAAATTTTAGGAATGTTCGGCCAATATGTTTCTCCATCCGTAGTGGATAAATTGATGAGCCAAAAAGCGGACACTGCTTCCGAAAACAAAGATGTATGTGTGATGTTTTTGGATATCCGGAACTTCACAAAATTTTCGGAAGATAAAAGTCCGTCCGAAGTGATCTCTTATTTGAACACTCTATTCGAGGACATGATAGAGATCGTAAATAAACATAACGGGATCATTAACAAGTTTCTGGGAGACGGATTTATGGCAGTATTCGGTGCTCCTCTTTCAGACAACGGAAAAGACGCGAAGAATGCAGTTTCCGCCTCGTTAGAAATCCAGAAAAAAGTAATGGAGATGAATATCTCCGGCAGGATCCCCGAAACCAAAATCGGTATCGGTCTACATTTCGGTGAGGCGATGACAGGAAGTGTAGGTTCTTCTCAAAGAAAAGAATACACAATCATCGGAGACACGGTCAATCTTGCTTCCAGAGTGGAACAATTGAATAAGGATTTCGGAAGTGAAATTTTGGCAACGGATACTGTTTACGAACATGTAAAACATTTCTTAGAAGCTGAATCCCTTCCCCCTGTAAAAGTAAAAGGAAGAGAGAAAGAAGTTCTAATCTATAAACTAACCTAA
- a CDS encoding DUF4395 domain-containing protein — MIRIGNFPDTVNEYAARTVAGLVVILSLAAIITQSLWLVGALFYGFSARVLYGPKFSPFAKLAIHGIVPLLGLGSKIVAGPPKRFAQFVGVIFSGTAFVLLFFGQVFAFQSVLGVLVLFASLESILGFCAGCFVFGFLIKWGWIPEEVCEKCNNIQFAIKD, encoded by the coding sequence ATGATTCGAATCGGTAATTTTCCGGACACTGTCAATGAATATGCGGCAAGGACCGTTGCGGGTCTGGTTGTCATCTTAAGTTTGGCCGCGATAATAACGCAATCGCTTTGGTTGGTAGGAGCACTTTTCTACGGATTTTCGGCCAGAGTATTGTATGGACCTAAGTTTTCTCCATTTGCAAAACTCGCCATCCATGGGATCGTACCGTTACTCGGTCTTGGATCCAAAATTGTAGCGGGACCTCCTAAAAGATTCGCACAATTCGTAGGGGTCATCTTCAGCGGAACTGCATTCGTGTTATTATTTTTCGGACAGGTATTCGCCTTCCAATCCGTTTTAGGGGTCTTAGTACTTTTTGCAAGTTTAGAATCCATTTTGGGCTTCTGTGCAGGTTGTTTTGTTTTCGGATTTCTGATAAAATGGGGATGGATCCCGGAAGAAGTCTGCGAGAAGTGCAACAATATCCAATTCGC